A genome region from Planifilum fimeticola includes the following:
- a CDS encoding ABC transporter substrate-binding protein, whose protein sequence is MLKRRWMTLISLVVAISFVLSGCGGGSEGSSEDGGKVTITLGGAFSSPAEKKIVQEQVAAFEKENPNIKVKLHSITGDYLSEMQTLIAAKDEPDVYYLDSMPAPQFMKLGVLEPLDEYIKKNNVDLSAYEESLVKAFQWEGKTYGIPKDYNTLVLFYNKKMFEEAGVKPPKTWDELRDAAKKFSKGNKKGLALHPSLDRYQPFLVQNGGQVLDDKGNPTLNHPANVEALQFITDLFIKDKVADTPSNLGVEWNGDAFAEEKVAMVFEGGWMIPFLKEKAPDLDYGMVELPVKEKENSNLAFTVAYVMSKNSEHKEEAFKLLQFLTSEKGQQYVVEGGLALPSLKSMGEKFIEKFPEREPFVKAVAYAEPYQYGEKGNELVDTFNKAAESAILKKKPAKEALEEAQNKLK, encoded by the coding sequence ATGCTCAAACGTCGATGGATGACATTGATCAGCTTGGTTGTTGCCATCTCCTTTGTGTTGTCCGGCTGTGGCGGGGGGAGTGAAGGTTCCTCCGAGGACGGGGGGAAAGTGACGATCACCCTCGGCGGCGCTTTCTCCAGCCCGGCGGAGAAGAAGATCGTGCAGGAACAGGTGGCCGCCTTTGAAAAGGAAAACCCGAACATCAAGGTGAAGTTGCACTCGATTACCGGCGATTATCTCAGTGAAATGCAGACGCTGATCGCCGCCAAGGACGAACCGGACGTCTACTATCTGGACAGCATGCCCGCGCCCCAATTCATGAAGTTGGGCGTCCTGGAACCCCTGGACGAGTATATCAAGAAGAACAACGTCGACCTTTCGGCCTATGAGGAATCGTTGGTGAAAGCGTTTCAATGGGAAGGGAAAACCTACGGCATTCCGAAGGACTACAACACCCTCGTCCTCTTCTACAACAAGAAAATGTTTGAAGAAGCGGGCGTGAAACCGCCCAAAACCTGGGACGAACTGCGGGATGCGGCCAAGAAGTTCTCCAAAGGAAACAAAAAGGGCCTCGCTCTTCATCCCAGTCTGGACCGCTACCAGCCCTTCCTGGTCCAAAACGGGGGTCAAGTGTTGGACGATAAGGGGAATCCGACCCTGAACCATCCGGCCAATGTGGAGGCGCTGCAGTTCATCACCGACCTCTTCATCAAGGATAAGGTGGCGGATACCCCGTCTAACCTGGGCGTGGAGTGGAACGGGGACGCCTTCGCCGAGGAAAAGGTGGCCATGGTGTTTGAAGGGGGCTGGATGATTCCCTTCCTGAAGGAGAAGGCTCCGGACCTCGATTACGGCATGGTGGAACTGCCCGTGAAGGAGAAGGAAAACTCCAACCTGGCCTTCACCGTCGCCTACGTGATGTCCAAAAACTCCGAGCACAAGGAGGAAGCCTTCAAGCTGCTGCAGTTCCTCACCAGCGAGAAGGGGCAGCAGTACGTGGTGGAAGGCGGATTGGCCTTGCCCTCCCTGAAATCGATGGGTGAGAAGTTCATCGAGAAGTTTCCGGAACGGGAACCCTTCGTGAAGGCCGTCGCATATGCCGAGCCTTACCAATACGGCGAAAAAGGGAACGAGCTGGTGGACACCTTCAACAAAGCGGCGGAATCGGCCATTCTGAAGAAAAAGCCGGCCAAGGAAGCCCTGGAAGAAGCGCAAA